Proteins encoded together in one Penaeus vannamei isolate JL-2024 chromosome 9, ASM4276789v1, whole genome shotgun sequence window:
- the alph gene encoding protein phosphatase 1B isoform X4, protein MGAFLDKPKTEKHNEHGGGNGLRYGLASMQGWRIEMEDAHAAVANLPGDLKDWAFFAVFDGHAGARVSAHCSEHLLNSITSGEEFQPQSIAKLAEENEETTINTIKKGIHAGFLRLDESMRQMPEVASGEDKSGTTAVCALISPTHIFVANCGDSRAVLYRGGKIGFSTQDHKPVNPVEKERIQNAGGSVMIQRVNGSLAVSRALGDYEYKNVEGKGPCEQLVSPEPEIYVERRQSDDEFLVLACDGVWDVMTNEDLCAFVRSRLLLSDDLESIANHVVDTCLYKGSRDNMSIVLLTLPGAPKISEEAIKKEKEMEDIIEKKVAEVCAQEGPVSMPQIMSVLAEEYIPDLPPGGGHPAKRGFVEQIFRKLRPDCANAVSNKQGE, encoded by the exons ATGGGAGCATTTCTAGATAAGCCAAAAACAGAGAAGCACAATGAGCATGGTGGGGGAAATGGCCTTAGGTATGGACTCGCCAGCATGCAAGGCTGGAGGATTGAGATGGAGGATGCCCATGCTGCCGTAGCCAACTTACCTGGTGATCTCAAG GACTGGGCTTTCTTTGCAGTGTTTGATGGTCATGCAGGAGCAAGAGTTTCTGCCCACTGCTCAGAGCACCTCTTGAATTCTATAACGTCGGGGGAAGAATTTCAA CCACAGTCGATAGCAAAACtagcagaagaaaatgaagaaacgaCCATAAACACCATAAAAAAAGGCATTCATGCAGGTTTCCTGAGGTTAGACGAGTCTATGCGGCAAATGCCTGAG GTGGCCAGTGGAGAAGACAAGAGTGGAACGACTGCAGTCTGTGCTCTCATATCACCAACACACATCTTCGTGGCAAATTGTGGAGACTCGCGAGCAGTTTTATACCGAGGAGGCAAAATTGGCTTCAGCACACAAGATCATAAACCTGTGAACccagtagagaaggagaggatccAGAATGCAGGTGGATCAGTGATGATTCAGAGAGTAAACGGATCTCTCGCTGTCTCACGAGCACTTGGAGATTATGAGTACAAA AATGTGGAGGGAAAAGGACCATGTGAGCAGCTGGTGTCCCCAGAACCTGAAATATATGTAGAGCGCCGCCAGAGTGATGACGAGTTTTTGGTATTGGCCTGTGACGGAGTGTGGGATGTCATGACCAATGAAGACCTCTGTGCTTTCGTGCGGTCCCGCCTCCTCCTATCTGATGACCTGGAATCCATAGCTAACCATGTTGTAGACACTTGTCTTTACAAG GGAAGTCGTGACAACATGAGTATAGTGCTGTTAACACTCCCGGGGGCCCCTAAGATATCTGAAGAGgctattaaaaaggaaaaagaaatggaagatatAATAGAGAAAAAGGTTGCGG AGGTGTGTGCGCAGGAGGGACCAGTGAGCATGCCACAGATAATGTCAGTGCTAGCTGAAGAATATATCCCAGACCTTCCCCCAGGTGGAGGTCATCCTGCAAA GCGAGGCTTTGTGGAACAGATATTCAGAAAGTTGCGACCTGACTGTGCAAATGCAGTAAGTAACAAACAAG
- the alph gene encoding protein phosphatase 1B isoform X1 produces the protein MGAFLDKPKTEKHNEHGGGNGLRYGLASMQGWRIEMEDAHAAVANLPGDLKDWAFFAVFDGHAGARVSAHCSEHLLNSITSGEEFQPQSIAKLAEENEETTINTIKKGIHAGFLRLDESMRQMPEVASGEDKSGTTAVCALISPTHIFVANCGDSRAVLYRGGKIGFSTQDHKPVNPVEKERIQNAGGSVMIQRVNGSLAVSRALGDYEYKNVEGKGPCEQLVSPEPEIYVERRQSDDEFLVLACDGVWDVMTNEDLCAFVRSRLLLSDDLESIANHVVDTCLYKGSRDNMSIVLLTLPGAPKISEEAIKKEKEMEDIIEKKVAEVCAQEGPVSMPQIMSVLAEEYIPDLPPGGGHPAKRGFVEQIFRKLRPDCANAESMDEMGEDGLSGNLMFFPSPSMRDKITSIFENSSLDDDA, from the exons ATGGGAGCATTTCTAGATAAGCCAAAAACAGAGAAGCACAATGAGCATGGTGGGGGAAATGGCCTTAGGTATGGACTCGCCAGCATGCAAGGCTGGAGGATTGAGATGGAGGATGCCCATGCTGCCGTAGCCAACTTACCTGGTGATCTCAAG GACTGGGCTTTCTTTGCAGTGTTTGATGGTCATGCAGGAGCAAGAGTTTCTGCCCACTGCTCAGAGCACCTCTTGAATTCTATAACGTCGGGGGAAGAATTTCAA CCACAGTCGATAGCAAAACtagcagaagaaaatgaagaaacgaCCATAAACACCATAAAAAAAGGCATTCATGCAGGTTTCCTGAGGTTAGACGAGTCTATGCGGCAAATGCCTGAG GTGGCCAGTGGAGAAGACAAGAGTGGAACGACTGCAGTCTGTGCTCTCATATCACCAACACACATCTTCGTGGCAAATTGTGGAGACTCGCGAGCAGTTTTATACCGAGGAGGCAAAATTGGCTTCAGCACACAAGATCATAAACCTGTGAACccagtagagaaggagaggatccAGAATGCAGGTGGATCAGTGATGATTCAGAGAGTAAACGGATCTCTCGCTGTCTCACGAGCACTTGGAGATTATGAGTACAAA AATGTGGAGGGAAAAGGACCATGTGAGCAGCTGGTGTCCCCAGAACCTGAAATATATGTAGAGCGCCGCCAGAGTGATGACGAGTTTTTGGTATTGGCCTGTGACGGAGTGTGGGATGTCATGACCAATGAAGACCTCTGTGCTTTCGTGCGGTCCCGCCTCCTCCTATCTGATGACCTGGAATCCATAGCTAACCATGTTGTAGACACTTGTCTTTACAAG GGAAGTCGTGACAACATGAGTATAGTGCTGTTAACACTCCCGGGGGCCCCTAAGATATCTGAAGAGgctattaaaaaggaaaaagaaatggaagatatAATAGAGAAAAAGGTTGCGG AGGTGTGTGCGCAGGAGGGACCAGTGAGCATGCCACAGATAATGTCAGTGCTAGCTGAAGAATATATCCCAGACCTTCCCCCAGGTGGAGGTCATCCTGCAAA GCGAGGCTTTGTGGAACAGATATTCAGAAAGTTGCGACCTGACTGTGCAAATGCA GAGAGCATGGatgagatgggggaggatggaCTGAGTGGTAATTTGATGTTCTTCCCGAGTCCATCAATGCGTGACAAGATAACCTCCATTTTCGAAAACTCGTCCCTTGATGATGacgcttga
- the alph gene encoding protein phosphatase 1B isoform X2, translating into MGAFLDKPKTEKHNEHGGGNGLRYGLASMQGWRIEMEDAHAAVANLPGDLKDWAFFAVFDGHAGARVSAHCSEHLLNSITSGEEFQSIAKLAEENEETTINTIKKGIHAGFLRLDESMRQMPEVASGEDKSGTTAVCALISPTHIFVANCGDSRAVLYRGGKIGFSTQDHKPVNPVEKERIQNAGGSVMIQRVNGSLAVSRALGDYEYKNVEGKGPCEQLVSPEPEIYVERRQSDDEFLVLACDGVWDVMTNEDLCAFVRSRLLLSDDLESIANHVVDTCLYKGSRDNMSIVLLTLPGAPKISEEAIKKEKEMEDIIEKKVAEVCAQEGPVSMPQIMSVLAEEYIPDLPPGGGHPAKRGFVEQIFRKLRPDCANAESMDEMGEDGLSGNLMFFPSPSMRDKITSIFENSSLDDDA; encoded by the exons ATGGGAGCATTTCTAGATAAGCCAAAAACAGAGAAGCACAATGAGCATGGTGGGGGAAATGGCCTTAGGTATGGACTCGCCAGCATGCAAGGCTGGAGGATTGAGATGGAGGATGCCCATGCTGCCGTAGCCAACTTACCTGGTGATCTCAAG GACTGGGCTTTCTTTGCAGTGTTTGATGGTCATGCAGGAGCAAGAGTTTCTGCCCACTGCTCAGAGCACCTCTTGAATTCTATAACGTCGGGGGAAGAATTTCAA TCGATAGCAAAACtagcagaagaaaatgaagaaacgaCCATAAACACCATAAAAAAAGGCATTCATGCAGGTTTCCTGAGGTTAGACGAGTCTATGCGGCAAATGCCTGAG GTGGCCAGTGGAGAAGACAAGAGTGGAACGACTGCAGTCTGTGCTCTCATATCACCAACACACATCTTCGTGGCAAATTGTGGAGACTCGCGAGCAGTTTTATACCGAGGAGGCAAAATTGGCTTCAGCACACAAGATCATAAACCTGTGAACccagtagagaaggagaggatccAGAATGCAGGTGGATCAGTGATGATTCAGAGAGTAAACGGATCTCTCGCTGTCTCACGAGCACTTGGAGATTATGAGTACAAA AATGTGGAGGGAAAAGGACCATGTGAGCAGCTGGTGTCCCCAGAACCTGAAATATATGTAGAGCGCCGCCAGAGTGATGACGAGTTTTTGGTATTGGCCTGTGACGGAGTGTGGGATGTCATGACCAATGAAGACCTCTGTGCTTTCGTGCGGTCCCGCCTCCTCCTATCTGATGACCTGGAATCCATAGCTAACCATGTTGTAGACACTTGTCTTTACAAG GGAAGTCGTGACAACATGAGTATAGTGCTGTTAACACTCCCGGGGGCCCCTAAGATATCTGAAGAGgctattaaaaaggaaaaagaaatggaagatatAATAGAGAAAAAGGTTGCGG AGGTGTGTGCGCAGGAGGGACCAGTGAGCATGCCACAGATAATGTCAGTGCTAGCTGAAGAATATATCCCAGACCTTCCCCCAGGTGGAGGTCATCCTGCAAA GCGAGGCTTTGTGGAACAGATATTCAGAAAGTTGCGACCTGACTGTGCAAATGCA GAGAGCATGGatgagatgggggaggatggaCTGAGTGGTAATTTGATGTTCTTCCCGAGTCCATCAATGCGTGACAAGATAACCTCCATTTTCGAAAACTCGTCCCTTGATGATGacgcttga
- the alph gene encoding protein phosphatase 1B isoform X3 gives MGAFLDKPKTEKHNEHGGGNGLRYGLASMQGWRIEMEDAHAAVANLPGDLKDWAFFAVFDGHAGARVSAHCSEHLLNSITSGEEFQPQSIAKLAEENEETTINTIKKGIHAGFLRLDESMRQMPEVASGEDKSGTTAVCALISPTHIFVANCGDSRAVLYRGGKIGFSTQDHKPVNPVEKERIQNAGGSVMIQRVNGSLAVSRALGDYEYKNVEGKGPCEQLVSPEPEIYVERRQSDDEFLVLACDGVWDVMTNEDLCAFVRSRLLLSDDLESIANHVVDTCLYKGSRDNMSIVLLTLPGAPKISEEAIKKEKEMEDIIEKKVAEVCAQEGPVSMPQIMSVLAEEYIPDLPPGGGHPAKRGFVEQIFRKLRPDCANAENDAYSIERYT, from the exons ATGGGAGCATTTCTAGATAAGCCAAAAACAGAGAAGCACAATGAGCATGGTGGGGGAAATGGCCTTAGGTATGGACTCGCCAGCATGCAAGGCTGGAGGATTGAGATGGAGGATGCCCATGCTGCCGTAGCCAACTTACCTGGTGATCTCAAG GACTGGGCTTTCTTTGCAGTGTTTGATGGTCATGCAGGAGCAAGAGTTTCTGCCCACTGCTCAGAGCACCTCTTGAATTCTATAACGTCGGGGGAAGAATTTCAA CCACAGTCGATAGCAAAACtagcagaagaaaatgaagaaacgaCCATAAACACCATAAAAAAAGGCATTCATGCAGGTTTCCTGAGGTTAGACGAGTCTATGCGGCAAATGCCTGAG GTGGCCAGTGGAGAAGACAAGAGTGGAACGACTGCAGTCTGTGCTCTCATATCACCAACACACATCTTCGTGGCAAATTGTGGAGACTCGCGAGCAGTTTTATACCGAGGAGGCAAAATTGGCTTCAGCACACAAGATCATAAACCTGTGAACccagtagagaaggagaggatccAGAATGCAGGTGGATCAGTGATGATTCAGAGAGTAAACGGATCTCTCGCTGTCTCACGAGCACTTGGAGATTATGAGTACAAA AATGTGGAGGGAAAAGGACCATGTGAGCAGCTGGTGTCCCCAGAACCTGAAATATATGTAGAGCGCCGCCAGAGTGATGACGAGTTTTTGGTATTGGCCTGTGACGGAGTGTGGGATGTCATGACCAATGAAGACCTCTGTGCTTTCGTGCGGTCCCGCCTCCTCCTATCTGATGACCTGGAATCCATAGCTAACCATGTTGTAGACACTTGTCTTTACAAG GGAAGTCGTGACAACATGAGTATAGTGCTGTTAACACTCCCGGGGGCCCCTAAGATATCTGAAGAGgctattaaaaaggaaaaagaaatggaagatatAATAGAGAAAAAGGTTGCGG AGGTGTGTGCGCAGGAGGGACCAGTGAGCATGCCACAGATAATGTCAGTGCTAGCTGAAGAATATATCCCAGACCTTCCCCCAGGTGGAGGTCATCCTGCAAA GCGAGGCTTTGTGGAACAGATATTCAGAAAGTTGCGACCTGACTGTGCAAATGCA